In Quercus robur chromosome 11, dhQueRobu3.1, whole genome shotgun sequence, the following proteins share a genomic window:
- the LOC126706857 gene encoding endo-1,4-beta-xylanase 5-like: protein MKLFTETCTLWLSSILLLSGMNISAFSYDYSSTTKCLVEPQRAQYGGGMIVNPEFNHSLEGWTVFGQGEIEERISRAGNSFIVVHSRTRPLDSLSQKVLLEKGKLYSFSAWIQISEGRETVSVLFKTTDELVRGGKVIAEHGCWSLLKGGIIANFSTHVEILFESKNTKVDIWVDNVSLQPFTKEQWKSHQDISISKVRKSKVRFKVTHANKTAMQGAIVSIKQLKSNFPFGCGMNYRILESTDYQNWFASRFKFTTFTNEMKWYSTEKIQGQENYTVPDAMVKFSKQNGISIRGHNILWDNPNHQPNWVKSLSSDDLWKAVEKRINSVVSRYRGQLIAWDVVNENLHFRFFEDKLGENASAVFYSKAYQLDPNTNMFMNEYGTINGGDEKASPANYKKKLKEILQYPGNEKILLAIGLQGNFGSGQPNLAYMRSTLDILGATGLPIWLTEVSVGVAKDNDQAQHLEDILREGYSHPAVKGIVMFAGPIAANFKEMPLADINFNNTPAGDVVDKLLHEWKHSQALEFTADDKGFVDVLLFHGDYNVTVQHTEANSSTTLGFRVTKDTPQATINVRIHT from the exons ATGAAGCTTTTCACAGAAACTTGCACCTTATGGCTCTCAAGCATTTTACTGCtttcag GGATGAATATCAGTGCTTTCTCCTACGATTACTCCTCAACAACAAAG TGCTTGGTAGAGCCCCAGAGAGCTCAATATGGAGGAGGGATGATAGTCAATCCAGAATTTAATCATAGCTTAGAGGGATGGACCGTCTTCGGACAAGGAGAAATTGAAGAACGAATTTCAAGGGCAGGCAACAGCTTCATTGTTGTACACAGTAGAACACGCCCACTAGACAGTTTATCTCAGAAGGttctacttgagaaaggaaagCTCTATAGTTTTTCAG CTTGGATTCAAatcagtgaaggaagagagacaGTTTCTGTCCTCTTTAAAACAACTGATGAACTGGTTCGAGGTGGTAAGGTGATTGCTGAGCATGGATGTTGGTCTCTGCTAAAAGGTGGCATAATTGCAAATTTCTCAACCCATGTAGAGATCCTTTTCGAG AGCAAGAACACAAAAGTGGATATATGGGTGGATAATGTATCATTACAGCCATTCACTAAGGAGCAATGGAAATCCCACCAAGACATAAGCATCAGCAAG GTACGTAAGAGCAAGGTGAGGTTCAAGGTAACTCATGCAAATAAAACTGCAATGCAAGGTGCTATAGTCTCTATCAAGCAATTGAAATCAAACTTTCCTTTTGGGTGTGGTATGAACTACCGTATTCTTGAAAGCACTGATTATCAAAACTGGTTTGCATCGAGATTCAAATTTACCACTTTCACCAATGAGATGAAGTGGTATAGCACTGAGAAAATACAAGGCCAAGAGAACTATACTGTCCCAGATGCAATggtaaaattttctaaacaaaaTGGCATTTCCATCAGAGGTCACAACATATTGTGGGACAATCCCAATCATCAGCCTAATTGGGTCAAATCCCTTTCTTCTGATGATTTATGGAAAGCTGtagaaaaaagaatcaattcAGTGGTATCAAGATACAGAGGGCAGCTAATTGCTTGGGATGTAGTTAATGAGAATCttcattttagattttttgaGGATAAGCTTGGTGAAAATGCTTCTGCAGTATTCTATTCCAAGGCTTACCAACTTGACCCTAACACAAATATGTTCATGAACGAGTATGGTACCATAAATGGTGGGGATGAGAAAGCAAGCCCAGCCAACtacaagaaaaaactaaaagagatTCTGCAATATCCAGGGAATGAGAAGATATTACTAGCTATTGGCCTGCAAGGAAATTTTGGTTCAGGCCAGCCAAACCTAGCTTACATGAGATCTACTTTGGACATTCTAGGTGCCACAGGACTGCCCATATGGCTTACCGAAGTGAGTGTTGGTGTTGCCAAAGACAATGATCAG GCCCAGCACTTGGAGGATATATTAAGAGAGGGTTATTCTCATCCTGCTGTCAAAGGGATTGTCATGTTTGCAGGCCCAATAGCAGCGAATTTCAAGGAAATGCCCCTTGCAgatataaacttcaacaacACTCCAGCTGGAGATGTTGTGGATAAGCTGCTTCATGAGTGGAAACATTCTCAAGCTCTGGAATTCACAGCAGATGACAAAGGATTTGTAGATGTTTTACTATTTCATGGAGACTACAATGTAACTGTACAACACACAGAGGCCAACTCTTCCACCACTCTAGGTTTTAGGGTGACTAAAGATACTCCACAAGCAACCATCAACGTTCGAATACATACCTGA